DNA sequence from the Salvia splendens isolate huo1 chromosome 19, SspV2, whole genome shotgun sequence genome:
tatgTGAAAATGCAAAACTtaacaatataaaatgcaatttatgtgaaaatgcaaaactcaacacTATAAAATGCAATTTACCTACAACTAAAATGCAATCTGCGGAAATGCATAGACAACTAGAttgcatttttgtgtttaaaatattGCATGTTTTGTGCCACACGGCAGCACCAGATTGGATGTACGTTGTGACTCTAAATAAGGGGGCACCCTAGTGCTcccctataaatatatatagcatAGAAATATCGCAGTTAAATCCAAATATCAGCACATATATATTACTTGAGAGATTGCAAGTTGTGCAATATGCATGGTGTCATATAGCTGTGGAcatatattagtactatatattcTCTAATGGTGGAACTTAGTTTATAATCAAGTGTTAATTAGAGGACTTAGGCCATAATCATGCTGTGTTTCAATGTCGGCAATGTTTAGCTGATAATTTTCCCTTAATCAAGCTACTAAGTAAAGTCGGTAAGGCATGATTGTCACTTGTGAGTGTATATAAATTAGTAAtcttagataaaataaaatagaataaaataaaacattttatacACAGACTATATAGTCAATATTAACAGTAAGCCCTCcacatttattttgtaaaatacaaattaataattttgatCTCATTGTTAGTTGACAAAATGCACTACAAAATACTTTTAATAGAATgcttaaatttataaaaacaaaaacagttTGTTTTAGTTATACTAGTGtcaacacccgtgctatgcacgggacataagatttttaaaatatgtgtaaataaagataaaattgttTGAGCGAACATGAAAAAGAGATTAGTACTAAAAACAAATGTATAAAAGAGATAAGAATATAAACCATATGCAAACAAAGGCAAAAAAGTAACAATTCtctaaataggaaaaaaaaaactcaaaaaaataTGATATACAAAACAGTaatagttcataagttttggaaaacctctttgtaaacaacattaacaGTCGAATCACCCCTACTATCAACATCCTCGTCTTTACAAACCAAAATCTTCAGACCTGCACGACTCGTAACTCGAGATATAGCAACATACAATTGTCCATGACTGAAAACTGGTTTTTGTAAGAATAACCCAACATGAGCCAAAGATTGACCTTGACTtttgttaatggtcattgcatacgaCACAACCAAAGGAAATTTTCGTCATTGTAATTTGAACGGCAACCTTGGATCAGAAGGAATTAAAGACATTTGAGGGATCAGAACTTTATGCCcaacattatggccagccaacACTTGAGCCTCCAAAACATAATCACCTAATCGTGTAATTAGCAATCTTGTGCCATTGCATAATCCATTCGAGTGATCTATATTCCTTAGGAGCATGACAGGAGTACCAACTTTCAGCAACAATTCATGATTAGGTGTACCTGAACACTTCAAGTTGTtcaaaaactcaacagaatgcaGCGCAACTAAACCATCCGATGTCGAATCTGAGTTAGCAATACTGTCAGAGCTCAAATAAAGACGGCCTTCAGACTGATCCAACGACATCATGAATTGGTTGACCTCGCCAACAATCTCCAATGTAGGAGCAAGTATAGCAAGATATCGCAAGCAACCACTTAACTCTTCATGATTCATATAAGATGGATATATCTTGGAAACAATTGTTTTCAAAGGATCACCAGAATTAGACAAAACAATGTCAGAAGGAAGACCAATAGTCACTTTACCGTCATTTGGACCACCAAGAACACCATCTTCTATTGAAGCAACCCAAGAAGAAAATTCCTTCAAACGTTCCGCTTCATCACATGATCCAGCACTCAACAGTCTCATATTTTTTGTAAGCCTCAGAACCGTACAATACTTCCAAAGGTAAGAAGAGTTGATAACAACATTCACAACATCTTGCCTACTACCTTTTGGAACAACAGGCAAGATTTTCCTAAAGTCACCACCAAAAACAATAGTTTTTCCACCAAATGGTTTCTGCATACTACACTTATCACATACACGCATGATATCTCTAAAAGTCCGATCCACAGCTTCAATGCAATGTTTATGAATCATCAGAGCTTCATCCCATATGATAAGCTTCGCTCTAACAATAAGTTCAGCAAGCGCACTCCCAGGTTTTATATTGCACATCGAATCTTCATCAACATTGATAGGAATCTTAAGCAAGAATTAGTTGTTCTACCTCCAGGCAACAACAAAGAAGTTATGCCACTGGATGccacatttaaaacaatttcaCCTCTCGAACGAATCCCAGCTGACAAAGACCTCCAGATAAAAGTTTTACCAGTACCTCCATAACCATAAACAAAAAACATTCCTCCAACATTTGAGTCAACAGATGACATAATAGTATCATGAACATGAAGTTGTTCATCAATAAACTTAGAAAGAAAGTCCAAACTCTTCCCAAAGCTTCACGATCATAACACAACTCATCGCAAATCAATCTATTTTCAAATGTTTCAAAAAACTCAGATTTCGGATAAGGCATACCCTGGAAATCACGCAAACTTTTTCCAACATTTAACAACAATTTCTCAATCTCTGCCAAAGCAAAATTTTGGACATCCTCGTCGCTCAACAACAACCCTAcaataaatagtaatttattattacactaaacaaaattatttaaaatagaataaattacaaaaagtgAAAAAACTTATATAAAAATTACCTGGAAGTCTTCTCAAttttctttgattatacaaaaCATCGTCAGATAAATATTTCCAACAACTTTACCAAACAAAATCCGGTCTAGAAATAGATTCTGAAGTCAACAAACTAACAAACAACAATCTTGCTTGGAATGGGCAGAAGACCAAAATGATGCCTCAATAATGCCATCAACATATTCCTTATCAAAGTCCAACAATCCTAAAGCAAAACAGGCATCTCGGAATGTATTATACTGAACTCCATTCACACGTCTAATGTCTTCATATAATGCAGCTCCTCTAACAATGTTCAATAAACATCTCAAATAATAGATATCACCAGAACTAGGAGGAACATAAAACAACCTCCCAATGGAGAAACGTTGTTTTCTAGGTTGCCAATGATCTGTTTTCCAGACAAATTTGGTAGGAAATTCACCATAAGTGAGATCACGACCCTCAGAATAAATCTTATTTGCATCCATCCAACCCAAAAACTTACTCTGATGTATTGTATTCCGGTTCAAAACATTATCCAATCGCTCTCTCTCATAAAAAATAGCGCTCTGCTCATTAGGAAGGTGAAAACTTAGTCTTTCAACGGATGGATCCTTATACTGAACCTCAAACCCCAAAATTCTCCAAGCAGCTTCACATGACGAAATATATCTGCAATCATAGTACAAACTAATTTCGTCATGTACTTGATCAGAACCATTTGGGCCAGACTGGAAAAAAGATGTAGTCACGCGATCATGACCTTTATTTATGTACTTAAACAAATACTTGATGGATCGCGATTGATTGCACCACTCGACATTTACATGACCACCATATTTCATAAGTAGTGCACGATTGTGTGGAACAATGTATCTATTGTCCAAGGGCACCCCATCTTTCATAATAACACGACCACTATCTCTACGTCTGTAAACAGGATAACCTTCATCATCAAAAGTTGTGGCACCCACAAATTTTTTTGGAAAGTATTTTGAACATCTTCCATTCCGCATGCAAGGAGAAGATTTTCGAACAACACCACATGGACCATGCACCCTATACTCTTTCACATTCTCAAAATAGCCCGGATCAGTTACTGGATCAGGAATCTCAGCAGAAATAATCTCATCAATATGTTGAGGCCGAGGTTGTTTATCCTCATtgcttaaaaaaaacaaaatgtgTGAATGTGACAAACTACGCTTCTGAAACTCAATTGTATACACCACTGCAAAATGtttacacaaaacatttatcaaAATTCTAAACTATAAACTTAAAATAGTAacccaaaaaaaattcaataaatgttATCAAACCTGCTTTCACAGCTCCGAAGATTTTTTTGGTTTTAAGATCTCT
Encoded proteins:
- the LOC121779250 gene encoding uncharacterized protein LOC121779250, producing the protein MLDEENVLVNTFRMVKEKINQENLSHVSLRLLGKTYNLPTVSKIDVLVVSDFDEALGGRDIIVEKRSGRLQRIDELHPSYLALQYHLLFAYGEDQYSEKIGLSGSGTSSGNRKRVSPKEFFSYRLHDRLNECSVILYGRRLFQQFVVDAYTMVETGRLLFVRTQQKKLRAEMYSGLAEAVLRGDTDGSMHGKRIILPSSFVGGARYMIQNYQDVMAICRWVGYPSLLITFTCNPKWPEIVRFLSARGLKSDDRPDIVCRIFKVKLDSFVRDLKTKKIFGAVKAVVYTIEFQKRSLSHSHILFFLSNEDKQPRPQHIDEIISAEIPDPVTDPGYFENVKEYRVHGPCGVVRKSSPCMRNGRCSKYFPKKFVGATTFDDEGYPVYRRRDSGRVIMKDGVPLDNRYIVPHNRALLMKYGGHVNVEWCNQSRSIKYLFKYINKGHDRVTTSFFQSGPNGSDQVHDEISLYYDCRYISSCEAAWRILGFEVQYKDPSVERLSFHLPNEQSAIFYERERLDNVLNRNTIHQSKFLGWMDANKIYSEGRDLTYGEFPTKFVWKTDHWQPRKQRFSIGRLFYVPPSSGDIYYLRCLLNIVRGAALYEDIRRVNGVQYNTFRDACFALGLLDFDKEYVDGIIEASFWSSAHSKQDCWLLLSDEDVQNFALAEIEKLLLNVGKSLRDFQGMPYPKSDFGKSLDFLSKFIDEQLHVHDTIMSSVDSNVGGMFFVYGYGGTGKTFIWRSLSAGIRSRGEIVLNVASSGITSLLLPGDSMCNIKPGSALAELIVRAKLIIWDEALMIHKHCIEAVDRTFRDIMRVCDKCSMQKPFGGKTIVFGGDFRKILPVVPKGSRQDVVNVVINSSYLWKYCTVLRLTKNMRLLSAGSCDEAERLKEFSSWVASIEDGVLGGPNDGKVTIGLPSDIVLSNSGDPLKTIVSKIYPSYMNHEELSGCLRYLAILAPTLEIVGEVNQFMMSLDQSEGRLYLSSDSIANSDSTSDGLVALHSVEFLNNLKCSGTPNHELLLKVGTPVMLLRNIDHSNGLCNGTRLLITRLGDYVLEAQVLAGHNVGHKVLIPQMSLIPSDPSHGQLYVAISRVTSRAGLKILVCKDEDVDSRGDSTVNVVYKEVFQNL